A genomic window from Caballeronia sp. SBC1 includes:
- a CDS encoding Arc family DNA-binding protein, producing the protein MTREDPQMKLRLPHELKEMLADAAIANNRSLNAEVVSRLQESFSGSASIDQYTLDLFAEKVVKALDEREKRRKKV; encoded by the coding sequence ATGACACGTGAAGATCCTCAAATGAAACTGCGGCTTCCGCACGAGCTGAAGGAAATGCTCGCGGATGCAGCTATCGCAAACAATCGGTCGCTAAATGCCGAGGTCGTGTCGCGCCTACAGGAAAGTTTTTCAGGCAGTGCGTCAATCGATCAGTACACCCTCGATCTGTTCGCGGAGAAGGTCGTCAAAGCGCTGGACGAGCGGGAAAAGAGGCGGAAGAAGGTTTGA
- a CDS encoding glycosyl hydrolase family 28-related protein → MVEATVNDLTITNATRETFTVGSGFASGASSITLAGTYGSVNNILVLFDNTIQTDCALVGQVLSFNPTVPAGVQQIVVIGGQSRTIGAPSAGTVTAPTIAPGAVTAPAIGPSAVTAPALAASAVVDASVAAGTKLYNRIINEINVCDPPFNADPTGVADSSAAFQAAINLIEASGKAGVIYVPRGYYTVSTQLAMDRSTISTNGTVSFRGAGSDATRITYTGTGNTALFYVSGNSGAGGPTTYMKFSGMTLLGTGQVGTAPFLTLLCSFFHYEDLHIEGFDYCFYGQDIDHTLFQMVTWRFNLRGFFAQQNPTPTANSTCPNQLTFVQCQWGVNSAYAVDLVMGAGNVFIGCQFEENGVAGPAGFGVQLTNSSYQGGPAAAFYGCYFESTNGIADVILVNIATNLTPPITDATYVFSGTSFNRANPASFATNSILTNFGPQSVVGQQILILTGCTFKDYNAYVPSGTRPYINFSGTQTQNKNNFISSGCVYQNALEAPTAVQNSNKCYVEIGKLANQSIPNATPTAWLIDTIATGFSWATSISSNAITIPEPGCYSISTNLVFTGAVSGVSSLSILKNGIAIGYGEATGSGIVAAHCMKTMSAGDVITVSVTQSSGSAATVAGSASANSYIVLTKMIDG, encoded by the coding sequence TTGGTCGAAGCGACGGTCAACGATCTGACCATCACTAACGCCACCCGCGAGACCTTTACGGTCGGATCTGGCTTCGCATCGGGCGCGTCATCAATCACGCTCGCGGGTACCTACGGGTCAGTCAACAATATCCTCGTGTTGTTCGACAACACGATCCAGACCGATTGTGCGCTCGTTGGCCAAGTTCTCTCTTTTAATCCCACGGTTCCTGCCGGTGTGCAGCAGATCGTCGTAATCGGTGGCCAGTCGCGCACGATTGGCGCGCCTAGCGCTGGAACAGTGACGGCGCCCACGATCGCGCCTGGAGCCGTTACCGCACCCGCCATCGGGCCGTCGGCAGTCACTGCTCCCGCGCTCGCGGCTTCCGCAGTAGTCGATGCGTCCGTTGCTGCCGGCACGAAGCTCTATAACCGCATCATCAACGAGATCAACGTCTGCGATCCGCCTTTTAATGCAGATCCCACGGGTGTTGCGGATTCATCGGCCGCCTTTCAAGCCGCGATTAATCTCATTGAGGCATCGGGCAAAGCGGGCGTGATTTACGTCCCGCGCGGGTACTACACCGTCTCCACTCAACTGGCGATGGATAGATCCACCATATCGACGAACGGCACCGTCAGCTTCCGCGGCGCTGGCTCCGATGCTACGCGCATCACCTATACCGGAACCGGCAACACAGCGCTCTTTTATGTCTCGGGCAACTCTGGCGCTGGCGGTCCGACCACGTACATGAAATTTTCCGGGATGACCCTTTTGGGGACCGGGCAAGTCGGTACGGCGCCGTTCCTGACGCTCTTGTGCTCGTTCTTCCACTATGAGGATCTGCACATCGAGGGTTTTGACTACTGCTTCTACGGGCAGGACATCGACCATACGCTGTTCCAGATGGTTACCTGGCGGTTCAACCTTCGCGGCTTCTTCGCGCAGCAGAACCCGACTCCGACCGCAAACAGCACGTGCCCGAACCAGTTGACCTTTGTTCAGTGTCAGTGGGGGGTGAACTCGGCCTATGCGGTTGACCTCGTCATGGGCGCCGGAAATGTCTTTATCGGATGCCAGTTCGAGGAAAACGGCGTGGCCGGGCCGGCCGGCTTCGGTGTGCAGCTAACTAACTCGTCGTATCAAGGTGGACCGGCCGCGGCCTTCTATGGCTGCTACTTCGAATCGACCAACGGCATCGCCGACGTTATCCTCGTCAATATCGCGACAAACCTCACCCCACCGATCACTGATGCGACGTATGTCTTTAGCGGCACGTCGTTCAATCGCGCCAACCCAGCCAGTTTTGCGACAAACAGCATACTCACCAACTTCGGCCCGCAGAGCGTCGTGGGTCAGCAGATACTCATTCTGACCGGCTGCACGTTCAAGGACTACAACGCCTACGTTCCGAGCGGCACGCGTCCGTACATCAACTTTAGCGGCACGCAGACACAGAATAAGAACAACTTCATATCGTCAGGGTGCGTCTACCAAAATGCGCTCGAAGCTCCGACGGCAGTTCAAAACTCGAACAAGTGCTACGTCGAGATCGGAAAGCTTGCGAATCAATCCATCCCGAACGCGACGCCAACGGCCTGGTTGATAGACACGATCGCAACCGGATTTTCTTGGGCGACGTCGATCTCCAGCAATGCGATCACCATCCCAGAGCCTGGCTGCTACAGCATCTCAACCAATCTGGTATTCACTGGCGCCGTGAGCGGGGTAAGCAGCCTTTCCATCCTCAAGAACGGCATTGCCATCGGTTACGGAGAAGCGACCGGCAGCGGAATCGTTGCAGCGCATTGCATGAAAACCATGTCGGCCGGCGACGTCATTACCGTCTCGGTCACTCAATCGTCGGGCTCGGCCGCAACGGTAGCGGGAAGCGCCAGCGCGAACTCTTACATCGTCCTCACCAAAATGATTGACGGCTAA
- a CDS encoding AlpA family transcriptional regulator — MTSALSSAGVAPEVEHFDRLPDAAHVDVGVVAAIYGISVATVKRRVKDGKLPAPHEICGMKRFKVGDLRAHVQGDRACP, encoded by the coding sequence ATGACAAGCGCACTTTCGAGCGCGGGCGTGGCGCCAGAGGTCGAACACTTTGACCGGCTGCCCGACGCGGCTCACGTAGACGTGGGAGTGGTAGCGGCCATCTACGGCATCTCCGTTGCCACTGTTAAACGCCGCGTCAAAGACGGCAAGCTACCGGCGCCGCACGAGATCTGCGGCATGAAACGCTTCAAGGTCGGTGACCTGCGCGCCCACGTCCAGGGGGATCGCGCATGCCCATAA
- a CDS encoding Arc family DNA-binding protein, producing MSTAAQFPQMKLRLPAALKDWLTAQADMNRRSVNAEVVFRLQNTLMTGADPRAQIENAPLAATGEAL from the coding sequence ATGAGTACGGCTGCACAGTTTCCTCAGATGAAGCTTCGATTGCCGGCAGCGCTGAAAGACTGGTTGACCGCCCAGGCGGACATGAATCGTCGAAGCGTCAATGCCGAAGTGGTGTTTCGCCTGCAGAACACCTTGATGACAGGCGCCGACCCGCGCGCCCAAATAGAAAACGCCCCGCTGGCTGCAACCGGCGAGGCGTTGTGA